A single window of Prionailurus viverrinus isolate Anna chromosome F1, UM_Priviv_1.0, whole genome shotgun sequence DNA harbors:
- the ZNF648 gene encoding zinc finger protein 648: MTQVDPQDRWGKVSPLCSVTGEAHDPRMLNMSLESEDEDGGEAGDKGSPRGHDHQACPRSSPQVTQDNPDLPWDHPSSEEERFSGSFSSGSPGKEPMGVPRKKASWGRDESKITQTQDSSGAGVAPGTVPSDPSHKLLGPAQLLRDSLPSGADGDSTENLDAALGVPSSFPDTGRYFCAQRGVDTPDHSSLVRFPKPSGSWDLPTQETRTPARGSASPAGLAAALKAKARMGRKGQNPEGTCEGGQREAHPYKCLRGGRAFQKSGSLLSPSQPRGTKPYACELCGKAYSHRGTLQQHRRLHTGERPYRCPFCDKAYTWSSDHRKHIRTHTGEKPYPCPDCGKAFVRSSDLRKHQRNMHSNNKPFPCAECGLTFNKPLSLLRHQRTHLGEKPFRCPACDREFAVASRMMEHQRVHSGERPFPCPTCGKCFTKSSNLIEHQTLHTGQRPFKCADCGVAFAQPSRLVRHQRIHTGERPFPCAQCGQAFARSSTLKRHQQIHSGEKGFLCAECGRAFRIASELAQHIRVHNGERPYQCEDCGQAFTRSNHLQRHRAKHSAGKKEPIPSSSDE, translated from the coding sequence ATGACACAGGTGGACCCCCAGGACAGGTGGGGCAAGGTGTCTCCTCTTTGCAGCGTGACCGGGGAGGCTCATGACCCCCGGATGCTGAACATGAGCTTAGAGAGTGAGGATGAGGAcggtggggaggcaggagacaAAGGGAGCCCTAGGGGCCATGATCACCAGGCCTGTCCAAGAAGCAGCCCCCAAGTGACTCAAGACAATCCTGACTTGCCATGGGATCATCCATCCAGTGAGGAAGAGAGATTCTCTGGCTCCTTTAGTTCTGGGAGCCCGGGGAAGGAACCGATGGGGGTACCTCGGAAGAAGGCCAGCTGGGGGAGAGATGAGTCAAAGATCACCCAGACCCAGGACTCCTCTGGGGCAGGCGTAGCTCCGGGGACCGTCCCCAGTGACCCCTCACACAAGTTGTTAGGTCCAGCGCAACTGCTTAGGGACTCACTACCTTCAGGTGCTGATGGAGACTCCACGGAAAACCTGGACGCTGCCTTGGGTGTCCCATCCAGTTTCCCTGATACTGGAAGGTATTTCTGTGCACAGAGGGGTGTGGATACCCCAGACCACTCCTCCCTCGTGCGTTTCCCCAAGCCCAGTGGCAGCTGGGACCTCCCCACGCAGGAGACGCGCACACCAGCGCGGGGATCGGCCTCCCCAGCCGGCCTGGCAGCAGCGCTGAAGGCCAAAGCGCGGATGGGCAGGAAGGGCCAGAATCCCGAGGGCACGTGTGAGGGTGGGCAAAGGGAGGCGCACCCCTACAAGTGTCTGCGAGGAGGAAGGGCCTTCCAGAAGTCCGGCAGCCTGCTGAGCCCATCGCAGCCCCGAGGCACGAAGCCTTACGCCTGTGAGCTGTGCGGGAAGGCCTACTCCCACCGGGGCACGCTCCAGCAGCACAGGCGCCTGCACACGGGAGAGCGACCCTACCGGTGCCCCTTCTGCGACAAGGCCTACACCTGGTCCTCGGACCACCGCAAGCACATCCGCACCCACACAGGCGAGAAACCCTACCCCTGCCCGGACTGCGGGAAGGCCTTCGTGCGCTCCTCCGACCTGCGCAAACACCAGCGCAACATGCACAGCAACAACAAGCCCTTCCCGTGCGCGGAGTGCGGCCTGACCTTCAACAAGCCGCTGTCGCTGCTGCGCCACCAACGCACGCACCTGGGCGAGAAGCCCTTCCGCTGCCCGGCTTGCGACAGGGAGTTCGCGGTGGCCAGCCGAATGATGGAGCACCAGCGCGTGCATTCGGGCGAgcggcccttcccctgccccacctgcGGCAAGTGCTTCACCAAATCCTCCAACCTGATCGAGCACCAGACCCTGCACACCGGCCAGAGGCCCTTCAAGTGCGCGGATTGCGGCGTGGCCTTCGCGCAGCCTTCGCGCCTCGTGCGCCACCAGCGCATCCACACTGGGGAGAGGCCCTTTCCTTGCGCCCAGTGTGGCCAGGCCTTTGCCCGCTCCTCCACCCTGAAGCGGCACCAGCAGATTCACTCTGGGGAGAAGGGCTTCCTCTGCGCCGAGTGCGGCAGGGCCTTCCGCATTGCCTCCGAGCTGGCCCAGCACATTCGGGTGCACAACGGGGAGAGGCCCTATCAGTGTGAGGACTGCGGCCAGGCCTTCACCAGGTCCAATCATCTCCAGCGGCACCGAGCTAAGCACAGTGCCGGCAAGAAGGagcccatcccctcctcctctgATGAGTGA